GACGTCCCACCGTGGCTGACCAGATCGTGATCCGGGTTCCGAACGAGGTCGTCGTCAAGGTCGTCGACGACGTGGTCGACCTGGGCGACCCGCAGATCGGCCAGACCGGCGTCTTCGACGACGAGCTGTACGACGAGGACGGCAATCTGATCGGCACCTCGCACGGCTCGTTCCGCATCGAGTACGTGCGGCCCGGCGACGGCGGCCTGATCACCTACTACACCGAGGACATCACCCTCGACGACGGCACCATCCACGCCGAGGGGTGGGCGGACTTCAAGGACGTCAAGACGAGCAAGTGGGTGCACTACCCCGCGACCGGGACGGGCGGGCGTTACGCCGGCCTCACCGGTTTCCGCACCTGGCGGATGACGGGCGTGCGGGCTTCCGCCGAGGCCCGCATCCTGCTGTCCGACTGAGGCCCGCCGCGCAGGAGAGGAGCACACCGTGCCCGGTCCCGACATCCACGTCCTGTCCGCCGGTTCGGCGCTGCCGGGGCCAGCGGTGGACAACGCCACCCTGGCCCAGCGGTTCGGCATGGACACGCTCTGGCAGCAGTGGATCGAGGTGTTCATCGGGACCAGGGCCCGGCACCTGGCCCTCGACCTGGAGTCCGGCCAGCTCACCAGCACCCTCGCCGAGCTCGTCGAGCGGGCGGGCCGCCAGGCGCTGGCCGCGGCCGGGCTGGGGCCCGGCGACATCGACGCGGTGGTGCTCGGCACCGCCACCCCCGACCAGCTCATGCCGGCCACCGTGAACATCGTCGCCGACCGGCTGGGCATCAACGACGTCCGGACCTACCAGTTGCAGTCCGGGTGCTCCGGTGCCGTGCAGGCGCTGGACGTGGCGCGCCAGATCCTGCTGGCCGGCAGCGGCCGGCGGGTACTGGTCCTCGGCGGCGACGTGATCGCCCGGTTCTACGACGTCACCGCAGACCTGCGCAAACTGCCGCCCGCGCAGCTCGTCAACTACGTGCTGTTCGGGGACGCCGCCGGCGCGGCGGTGCTGTCGACCGAGCCGGGCCCCGGCTCGGCGGTGGTGCGGGCGCTGTTCACCCGGCTGGTCGGGCTCGGCCGTCCGCCCGGCGCGACGCTGGAGTGGTTCGGGCCGACCGACCGTGACAGCACCCGCCCGGCCGCGACCGAGGACTACAAGGCCATCGAGCAGCACGTGCCGGCGATGACCGGCGAGGTGCTCGAGGAGCTGCTCACCGCCACCGGCTGGAGCCCCGGCGAGGTGGACCTGCTGCTGCCGCCGCAGCTGTCCGGGCGGATGACCAGGCTGATCACCGAGAAGCTGGCGCTGCCCCGGGCCGGTGAGGTGACCGTCGTCGACGAGGCCGGCAACTGCGGCAACGCGATCGTCTTCCTCCAGCTGGAGCGGGCGCTGGCCAAGCTCGGCGCGGGTGAGCGGGCGGTCGGCGTCTCCATCGAGTCCAGCAAGTGGATCAAGGCCGGCTTCGCCCTGCAGGGCGGCGGAGGGGACTCCTGATGACCCGGACCGCACCAGCCGAGGCCGCGCCGACCGAGGCGGCCCCGGACCAGACCGCGCCACCCCAGACCGCGGCGACTGAAGCCGCGCCGGCCGAGAACGCGCCGGAGCCGGATCTGCGGGCGCTGCACCGGGCCGGGCGGCTCGCCGCCGACTACCCGACTGTCCGGGGGCTGCTCGCCGGGCTGAGCGGGCCCGAGCTGCTCGCCGCCGGGCGGCTGCTGGCCCGGCTCGACCCCGACGAGGTGCTCGCCGCGCATCCCCGGGTGCCCGCGCCGGCGGTCACCGTCACCGGGCACGGCACCCTCAACGCGCTGGTCCCCGCGTTGACCGCCGAGCTCGCCCGGCACGGCGTGCTCGGCCGTCTCGAACTCGCGGACTTCGACACCTGGGTCACCGAGCTGATCGACCCCGGCAGCGCGCTGTACGCGGGACGGCCGTCCTTCGTGCTGCTCGTGCTCGACCCGGAGGTCGTCAGCGACGACCTGCCGAACCCGTGGCGGGCCGGCGACGCCGAACGGGTGCTGGCGGAGAAGACCGCGCTGGTGGAGCGGGTCGTGGACGTCTTCGGCTCGGCCGGGCAGGGCGCCACGCTGGTACTCAACACACTGGCGCTGCCCGGCGAGCTGACCGGCCAGCTGCTCGACCGCCGCGAGCGGGCCCGGCTGGGAGCGGCCTGGCGGGAGGCGAACGCGCGGCTGCTGCGGCTCGCCGAGACCCATCCGGCGGTGGCCGTCGTCGACCTCGACCCGCTGCTCGCCGCCGGCATCCCCGCCCGTGACCCGCGGGCGGCCGTCTACGCGCACGCGCACCTGTCCGACGCGCTGCTCGCCGCCTACGCCCGGGAGGTGGCCCACCTGATCCGGGCCGCGACCGGCGGCGGGCGCAAGGTGCTCGCGCTCGACCTCGACGAGACCGTCTGGGGCGGCATCCTCGGTGAGGTCGGCCCGGAGGGCATCGAGGTCGACGGCGGCTACCGCGGCCAGGCGTTCCGCCGGTTCCAGCGGGTCGTGCGCCAGATCGGCGCGCAGGGCGTGCTGCTCGCGGCGGTCAGCAAGAACGACCAGGAGCCGGTCGTCTCGGTGCTGCGCGAACACCCGGGCATGGTGCTGCGCGAGGACGACTTCGCCGTGGTCCGCGCCGACTGGGGGCCCAAGCACCGCCATCTCGCCGAGCTGGCCGCCGAGCTCGGTCTGGGGGTGGACAGCATCGTCTTCGTCGACGACAGCCCGTTCGAGCGCGGTGTGGTGCGCCGCGAGCTGCCCGGGGTCGCCGTCGTCGACGTCGACGGTGAGCCGGCGCTGCACGTCCAGCGGCTGCTCGCCGACGGCTGGTTCGACGTGCGCGAGCTGACCGCCGACGACGTGGCCCGCCCCGAGCGCTACCGGGCCGACCGGGCCCGCCGGGAGCTGCTGGACACCGCCGGCTCCCTGGACGACTACCTGCGCGAGCTCGGTATCGCGGTCACCGTCGAGCCGGCAGCACCCGCGCAGCTCGCCCGGGTCTCCCAGCTGACCCTGCGCACCAACCAGTTCAACCTGAACACCCGTCGGCTGCGGCCCGCCGAGGTCGAGGCGCTTGCCGCGGACCCGGCGGTCCGGGTACTCGTCGTCTCCTCGGCCGACCGGCTGGGCGACAACGGCCTGGTCGGGGTGGTGGTGACCAGCCGGGACGGCACCACGCTGCGCATCGACGACTTCCTGCTCAGCTGCCGGGTGTTCGCCCGCGGCATCGAGCAGGCGGTGCTGGCCGCGGTGCTGCGCCACGCGCACCGGACCGGCGCCGCCGAGGTCCGCGCCGACTACACCCGCACCGCGAAGAACGGCAAGGTCGCCGACTTCTACCCCCGCGCCGGCTTCGCCGCGGTGAGCGCGGACGACGCCGGTGCCCGCTTCCGCCACGACCTTCGCGACCTGCCCGAGCCGCCGCCGCACGTCCGCCTGACCGCCCGCTTCGATGAGGACGCACCGTGACCGTGAGAACCGTCGAGGACTTCGTCGCCCTGCTGCGCGACGAGCTCGCCCTGCCCGTCACCGCCGACGACCTCGACCGGGATCTCGACTCCGTGGAGTCGTGGGACTCGGTCCAGCTGCTGGCGCTGTGCACGATCCTGGAGCGGGAGACCGGCCGCTCGCTCCCGCTGGCCGAGGTCCTGGAGGCCCCCAGCCTGGAGGCCGTCTACCAGCTGGCGGTGCGGTCGTGACGGCGGGCACGCCGACGGCTCCCGCCGGCCCGCGCGCGGCTGCCGGCGGCGGCCCGGCGGCGGCTCCCGCGCCCGGCACGGGCACCGGCACCGGCGGTACCGCCGGCACCGCCGGCGGCGGCGAACCCGAGCTGGTGGCCGCCGGGCCCGCGCCGCTGCCCCGGCAGCGCCGGCACACCCAGTTCTTCCTGGCGACGGTGCGCGAGTTCTCCCCCGTGTTCCTGGACACCGAGGTGGACATGACCCGGGTGCTCGCCCACCGCGAGGCGGCGCGGGCGCAGAGCGGGGTGCGCTACGCGACGAGCGCCTACGTGCTGCGGGCCGCCGGGCGCGTGCTGGCCCGCCACCCGGACGCCAACGCGGCGCTGCGCGGCGGGCTGCGGACCCGGGTCGCGCACTACCCGTTCGTCCACGGCAAGCTGACGCTGGACAAGGTCCTGGACGGGCGGCGGGTGGTCCTCGGCACCGTGGTGCCGAACCTGCACGAGGTGGGCCTGGCGGAGATCCAGGCGCACCTGGAGCGGGTCCGCGACGGCGACCCGCAGCGGCTGCCCGACTTCGAGGGGATCCGCCGGCTGCACGCGGCGCCGTGGCTGGTGGGCCGGCTCCGTTTCCGCCGGGCAGCCCGCTCGCTGGCCCTGCGCCCGCATCTGACCGGCACCTTCGCCGTGACATCGCTGGGCCACCGGGCGGTCGACTCCTTCCAGTCGGTCGGCGGCACGACCACGACCTTCGGCGTCGGGCGCGTCCTGCCCCGGGCGGTGGTGCGCGACGGCGAGCTGGCCGTGGCCCCGGTGCTGCGCCTGAGCCTCTCCTTCGACCACCGGGCGATCGACGGCGCCCAGGCCGCCGACGTGCTGACCGAGGTCAAGGAAGCCCTGGAACAGAACGATCTGGAGCGGACGTGAACGATCTCGCCGAGCTGAAGACCTTCGTCGTGGCACACGCGGTGTCGCAGGGGCTGCCCGCCGGGCACTACGACCCGCTGCTGGCCCGGATCCGCCACGACGAGGACGGCGTCCCGGGCTCGTGGGCGTTCGAGTGGAGCGCGCTGGCCGACGACCTGGCCGCCGAGGGCCGGTCGCTGGAGGCCAGCGTGCACTACACGATGGCCCGCTTCCCGTTCGTCGACGGTCCGGCGCGGGCCCGGGCGCTCGAGCGGGCGACCGGGGAGTTCGCCCGCTGGAGCACCGCGCACCCGGCGCTGCGCCGCCTGGACGTCGAGCTGCCCGCGGGCCGGGTGCGCTGCTGGACGACCGGCCTCGACGCTGGGAGCACCGGGGAGGCCGGGGGCGCCGCCGGGCCACGGCCGCTGCTGGTCATGACCGGGGGCATCGTGTCGACCAAGGAGCAGTGGGCGCCGGTGCTGCTGGGCCTGGCCGAGCTGGGCTTCGCCGGGCTGGTCACCGAGCTGCCGGGCGTCGGCGAGAACACGTTGCCCTACCGGGCCGACAGCTGGACGCTGTTCCCCGCCCTGCTCGACGCGATCGGCCGGCCGGCCGGCACCGCCGACGTCTACCTGCTGGCGCTGAGCTTCAGCGGTCAGCTGGCGCTGCGGGCCGCGCTGCACGACGACCGGATCGCCGGGGTGGTGGGCGCGGGCGCCCCGGTGCGGGAGTTCTTCACCGACCCCGCCTGGCAGCGCCGGGTGCCGAGGGTCACCACCGACACCCTGGCGCACCTGACCCGGACCAGCGCCGAGGACGTCTACCCGGCTGTGCGGGACTGGGCGCTGCGGGAGGACGAGCTGGCGGCGCTGCGGATTCCGGTCGCGCACGTGACCAGCCTGCGTGACGAGATCATCCCGCCCGGCGACGCGCGGCTGCTGCGCCGGCTGGTGCCGCGGATCCGGCTGCTCGCCCATGACGACGTGCACGGCGCGCCGTCGCACTTCGCCCAGACCCGGCTGTGGACGCTGTTGTCGGTGCTGCGCATGCACGGCGGCAACGCCCCGACCCGGCTGGCGCTGACCCGGCAGTTCGCCCGGCTGCGCTACGCCGACCCGGCGGTGCGCTCCGCCGCCTGAGCTCGGGCGTCGTCCGCGCCTCCGGGCCCCCCGGAGGGCGCGGACGGCGCGACGGGTGCGGCCGAAGCGGGGCCGAAGGCGCGCAGGAAGGTGTCGACCCCGGCGCGGACGACCTCGTCGACCTCACGCGGCTGCAGTGGCCGGGCGCCCAGGATGCTGCGCGCCGGCAGCTCCTCGTAGACCAGCGAGATGAACTGGTTCGCCCCGCGCATCGGGTCGTCGATGTGCAGCAGACCCGCGTGCGCGAGCCGGGCGAGCCGCCCGGCCAGCACCTCCACGAACTGGTCGGCGCCGCTGGCGCGCACGGCGTCGTAGAGGTCGGGGAAGCGCAGCGCCTCGGCGTAGAGCAGCCGGCGCACCGCCTCGGACCGCTCGTCGCAGTAGCAGTCGACGAGCCGGGTCGCTACGTCCTCCAGCCCGCCGCGCAGCCCGCCCGCGTCCTGGGGAAAGCTCTCGAGCACCTCGAGCGCCTTCGCGTTGGACAGCGCCGCGGTCGTCGTCATGACGTACCGGAACAGGTTCTCCTTCGACCCCAGGTGGTTGTAGATCGTCGGCTTCGCCACCCCCGCCTCGGTGGCGATCAGGTCGATCGTCGCCTCGGCGTAGCCGTGCCGGGCGAAGACCCGCAGCGCGGCCTCCACGATCGCGCGCCGCTTGTCCAGCCGGCCCCGTTCTGCCGGGATTCCCGCCGCGCCGGTGGTCTCGCCCACACCCATGCACGCATGCTACCGTCCGACCCATCACATTGAAACGAGCAGTTCACTTTTACTCAAGATCGGTTTCAAGGAGGGTTCGATGGTAGGCACGGACACGGCGGAGGACAGCCCCCCTCGGCTCGATTCCGCCCTGCTGATCCTCATCGGGGTGATGGTGCTCGGCGGGATGATGTCCTACCTGGACGCGACCATCGTCAACGTCGGGATCAGCACGCTCAGCGCGGAGTTCGAGGCCTCGCTCGCCACGATCGAGTGGGTGACCACCGGCTACCTGCTGGCGGTCGCGCTCGCCATCCCGCTGGCCGGCTGGGCGATGGCGCGCTTCGGCTCGCGGCGGATGTGGCTGCTCGGCCTGTCGCTGTTCCTCGCCGGCTCGGCGCTGTGCGCGGTGGCCTGGAACGCGGAGAGTCTGATCGCCTTCCGGGTCCTGCAGGGGCTCGGCGGCGGCATGGTCGACCCGATCATGATGACCGTGGTGGCCGGCGCCGCCGGCCCGGCCCGCATGGGGCGGGTGATGGGCCTGATCTCGGTTCCGATCACGCTCGGGCCGGTGCTCGGCCCGATCGTCGGCGGCGTGCTGCTGGAGAACTTCTCCTGGGAGTGGATGTTCCTGGTGAACATCCCGTTCGCGCTGGCCGCGATCGTGCTGGCCGTCGTGGTACTGCCCGCCGACCCGCCGCGGGACGGCTCACCGGTGCCCCTCGACGCCCTCGGCGTGGCCCTGCTGTGCCCCGGCTTCGCCGCGGTCGTCTTCGCGCTCTCCCAGGCCGGGCGGGACGGCTTCGGCAGCGTCCAGGTCGTGATCGGCCTGGTCCTCGGCGCCGCGCTGTTCGCCGGGTACGCCGCGCACGCCCTGCGCACCGCCGGCACCCCGCTGCTCGACCTGCGGCTGTTCGCCAGCAAGGGCTTCAGTGCCAGCGTGACCATCATGTTCCTGGTCGGCGGCGGCCTGTTCGCGCTGCTGTTCCTGCTGCCGCTCTATTACCAGCAGGTGCACGACCACTCGGTGCTGGAGTCCGGCCTGCTGCTGGCCCCGCTGGGCGTCGGCACCATGATCGGCATGCCGCTGGCCGGCAACCTCGCCGACCGCATCGGCGCGCGGCTGCTGGTGCCCACCGGCGCCCTGCTGGTCACCGCGGGCGCCCTGGTGTTCACCCAGTCCGGGGCGGACACCTCCCAGGCCCTGCTGACCCCCGCCCAGCTCGTCATCGGCTTCGGGCTCGGGCTGGTCGGCGCGCCCACGATGGGCTCGGTGTACCGCACCGTCCCGCTGACGGCGGTCGCCGGCGCGACCGGCGCGGTGTTCATCCTCAACCAGATCGGCGCGTCGCTGGGCGTGGCGGTCGTGGCCCTGATCCTGCAGGGCGGCGGGGCACACGCGGCCCCGACGGCCGACTCGTTCGCGAACGCCTTCTGGTGGCCGGTCGCCGCCGGCCTCGTCGTGTTCTCGGCCGGCTTCCTGCTGCCCGGCCGCCCGGCGCCGGCCCCCCAGGCGGCCCCGGCCGCCCCCGCGGAGCCGGTGCCCAACTCGGTCTGAGCCCGCGCCGGACCGCTCTCCCCCGGACCGGTCCCGGAGCCCCTGACCCGGCGCCCGGGACCACCCCTCGCCCCGCTCCATCCGGGCTCGCATCCACCCGTACCTCACCCACCGCACACACGTACCCACGCACGGCTCGCGCCGACATCCGCCGCCCCGCCGCCTGGCGCCGGGGCGGCCTTCCCGGAGGCTCCGATGACACGCCCCGCCGGTCTGCCCCTGTCCGTCCTCGACGTCGTACCCGTCTTCGAGGGCGGCAGCGCCACCCGGGCGCTGCGCGACACCGTCGCGCTCGCGCCCCGGGTGGAGGAGCTCGGCTACCACCGGTACTGGGTGGCCGAGCACCACAACACCCCCAGCCTGGCCACCTCGACACCGGCGGTGCTCGCCGGCCGGATCGCCGCGGCGACCAGCACGCTGCGGGTCGGGTCGGGCGGGGTGCTGCTGCCCAACCACGCCCCGCTCGTCGTCGCCGAGCAGTTCGGCACGCTGGAGGCGTTCTTCCCGGGCCGGGTCGACCTCGGGCTGGGCCGGGCGCCCGGCACCGATCCGACCACCGCCCGGGCGCTGCGCCGCGCCCCCGGCGGCGACGACGGCTTCGAGGGCCAGCTGCGGGAGCTCTCCGGCTACTTCGCCCCGACCGACCCGGGCAGCCGGGTGCTCGCGGTGCCCGCCGCCGACAGCCGGCCGGAGCTGTGGCTGCTCGGTTCCAGTCCGGCCAGCGCCGGGCTCGCCGCCGCCCTCGGCCTCCCCTACGCCTTCGCCCACCACATCAACCCGCACGCGAGCGCGGCGGCGCTGCGCCACTACCGGGCCGCCTTCCAGCCCTCGGCCCACCTCGACCGGCCGTACGCGCTGATCAGCGTGATCGCGACGGTCGCCGACAGCGACCAGGCCGCGGCGCAAGCCGCCGCCCCCTACCTGCTCGGCAAGATCTGGATGCGCACCATCGGCGCCTTCGACGCGTTCCCCTCCGCCGACACCGAGCGCGCGCACGCCTACAACCAGGCCGAGCGGGCCTTCCTCACGGATCTCGCCGCCCCCCAGGTCATCGGCGGCGTGGACACGGTGCGCCGGCAGCTGGCCGGGCTGGTCGAGGCCACCGGCGCGGACGAGCTGATGGCGCTCACCGTGGTGCCCGGCCAGGCCGACCGCCTGCGGTCCTTCGAGCTGCTCGCCAGCGCGGCGGCGACGGTAAGTCCAGCCACCCAGCCAGGGATTTCAGCGCGGCTTTAGAAACCGCCACCAAGGTGGTGGTCCCTATCCATACCGTGTACGGAGTACTTGAATGCGATCGCGCCGAACGGCACGAAGAGCAGGGCTGTTCGCGGCCCTCGCCGTCACCCTGGCCACCGCGGCCTGCGGGTCCGACGACGGCGGGAGCGGCACCGCGGACGCCCAGCCACGCGTTGGTGGAAGCGTCACCTACGCCGCCCGGCAGGAGCCGGACTGCTGGGACCCCCATGCCAGTGCCCAGGACGTCACCGCGTTCGCACAGCGCTCGGTGTTCGACTCTCTCGTCTACCAGACGCCCGACGGCTCGTTCGAGCCGTGGCTGGCGAAGTCCTGGAAGATCAGCGACGACGGCCGCACCTACACCTTCGAGCTGCGCGACGACGTCACCTTCCACGACGGCGCCAAGCTCGACGCGGCGGCGGTCAAGGCGAACTTCGACCACATCGTCGCCAAGGACACCGAGTCCCAGTTCGCCGCCGGGCTGCTCGGGCCGTA
The Parafrankia discariae DNA segment above includes these coding regions:
- a CDS encoding 3-oxoacyl-ACP synthase III family protein gives rise to the protein MPGPDIHVLSAGSALPGPAVDNATLAQRFGMDTLWQQWIEVFIGTRARHLALDLESGQLTSTLAELVERAGRQALAAAGLGPGDIDAVVLGTATPDQLMPATVNIVADRLGINDVRTYQLQSGCSGAVQALDVARQILLAGSGRRVLVLGGDVIARFYDVTADLRKLPPAQLVNYVLFGDAAGAAVLSTEPGPGSAVVRALFTRLVGLGRPPGATLEWFGPTDRDSTRPAATEDYKAIEQHVPAMTGEVLEELLTATGWSPGEVDLLLPPQLSGRMTRLITEKLALPRAGEVTVVDEAGNCGNAIVFLQLERALAKLGAGERAVGVSIESSKWIKAGFALQGGGGDS
- a CDS encoding HAD-IIIC family phosphatase, whose translation is MTRTAPAEAAPTEAAPDQTAPPQTAATEAAPAENAPEPDLRALHRAGRLAADYPTVRGLLAGLSGPELLAAGRLLARLDPDEVLAAHPRVPAPAVTVTGHGTLNALVPALTAELARHGVLGRLELADFDTWVTELIDPGSALYAGRPSFVLLVLDPEVVSDDLPNPWRAGDAERVLAEKTALVERVVDVFGSAGQGATLVLNTLALPGELTGQLLDRRERARLGAAWREANARLLRLAETHPAVAVVDLDPLLAAGIPARDPRAAVYAHAHLSDALLAAYAREVAHLIRAATGGGRKVLALDLDETVWGGILGEVGPEGIEVDGGYRGQAFRRFQRVVRQIGAQGVLLAAVSKNDQEPVVSVLREHPGMVLREDDFAVVRADWGPKHRHLAELAAELGLGVDSIVFVDDSPFERGVVRRELPGVAVVDVDGEPALHVQRLLADGWFDVRELTADDVARPERYRADRARRELLDTAGSLDDYLRELGIAVTVEPAAPAQLARVSQLTLRTNQFNLNTRRLRPAEVEALAADPAVRVLVVSSADRLGDNGLVGVVVTSRDGTTLRIDDFLLSCRVFARGIEQAVLAAVLRHAHRTGAAEVRADYTRTAKNGKVADFYPRAGFAAVSADDAGARFRHDLRDLPEPPPHVRLTARFDEDAP
- a CDS encoding acyl carrier protein, producing MTVRTVEDFVALLRDELALPVTADDLDRDLDSVESWDSVQLLALCTILERETGRSLPLAEVLEAPSLEAVYQLAVRS
- a CDS encoding 2-oxo acid dehydrogenase subunit E2, whose translation is MTAGTPTAPAGPRAAAGGGPAAAPAPGTGTGTGGTAGTAGGGEPELVAAGPAPLPRQRRHTQFFLATVREFSPVFLDTEVDMTRVLAHREAARAQSGVRYATSAYVLRAAGRVLARHPDANAALRGGLRTRVAHYPFVHGKLTLDKVLDGRRVVLGTVVPNLHEVGLAEIQAHLERVRDGDPQRLPDFEGIRRLHAAPWLVGRLRFRRAARSLALRPHLTGTFAVTSLGHRAVDSFQSVGGTTTTFGVGRVLPRAVVRDGELAVAPVLRLSLSFDHRAIDGAQAADVLTEVKEALEQNDLERT
- a CDS encoding alpha/beta fold hydrolase is translated as MNDLAELKTFVVAHAVSQGLPAGHYDPLLARIRHDEDGVPGSWAFEWSALADDLAAEGRSLEASVHYTMARFPFVDGPARARALERATGEFARWSTAHPALRRLDVELPAGRVRCWTTGLDAGSTGEAGGAAGPRPLLVMTGGIVSTKEQWAPVLLGLAELGFAGLVTELPGVGENTLPYRADSWTLFPALLDAIGRPAGTADVYLLALSFSGQLALRAALHDDRIAGVVGAGAPVREFFTDPAWQRRVPRVTTDTLAHLTRTSAEDVYPAVRDWALREDELAALRIPVAHVTSLRDEIIPPGDARLLRRLVPRIRLLAHDDVHGAPSHFAQTRLWTLLSVLRMHGGNAPTRLALTRQFARLRYADPAVRSAA
- a CDS encoding TetR/AcrR family transcriptional regulator yields the protein MGVGETTGAAGIPAERGRLDKRRAIVEAALRVFARHGYAEATIDLIATEAGVAKPTIYNHLGSKENLFRYVMTTTAALSNAKALEVLESFPQDAGGLRGGLEDVATRLVDCYCDERSEAVRRLLYAEALRFPDLYDAVRASGADQFVEVLAGRLARLAHAGLLHIDDPMRGANQFISLVYEELPARSILGARPLQPREVDEVVRAGVDTFLRAFGPASAAPVAPSAPSGGPGGADDARAQAAERTAGSA
- a CDS encoding DHA2 family efflux MFS transporter permease subunit encodes the protein MVGTDTAEDSPPRLDSALLILIGVMVLGGMMSYLDATIVNVGISTLSAEFEASLATIEWVTTGYLLAVALAIPLAGWAMARFGSRRMWLLGLSLFLAGSALCAVAWNAESLIAFRVLQGLGGGMVDPIMMTVVAGAAGPARMGRVMGLISVPITLGPVLGPIVGGVLLENFSWEWMFLVNIPFALAAIVLAVVVLPADPPRDGSPVPLDALGVALLCPGFAAVVFALSQAGRDGFGSVQVVIGLVLGAALFAGYAAHALRTAGTPLLDLRLFASKGFSASVTIMFLVGGGLFALLFLLPLYYQQVHDHSVLESGLLLAPLGVGTMIGMPLAGNLADRIGARLLVPTGALLVTAGALVFTQSGADTSQALLTPAQLVIGFGLGLVGAPTMGSVYRTVPLTAVAGATGAVFILNQIGASLGVAVVALILQGGGAHAAPTADSFANAFWWPVAAGLVVFSAGFLLPGRPAPAPQAAPAAPAEPVPNSV
- a CDS encoding LLM class flavin-dependent oxidoreductase — translated: MTRPAGLPLSVLDVVPVFEGGSATRALRDTVALAPRVEELGYHRYWVAEHHNTPSLATSTPAVLAGRIAAATSTLRVGSGGVLLPNHAPLVVAEQFGTLEAFFPGRVDLGLGRAPGTDPTTARALRRAPGGDDGFEGQLRELSGYFAPTDPGSRVLAVPAADSRPELWLLGSSPASAGLAAALGLPYAFAHHINPHASAAALRHYRAAFQPSAHLDRPYALISVIATVADSDQAAAQAAAPYLLGKIWMRTIGAFDAFPSADTERAHAYNQAERAFLTDLAAPQVIGGVDTVRRQLAGLVEATGADELMALTVVPGQADRLRSFELLASAAATVSPATQPGISARL